In a genomic window of Helianthus annuus cultivar XRQ/B chromosome 10, HanXRQr2.0-SUNRISE, whole genome shotgun sequence:
- the LOC110883620 gene encoding uncharacterized protein LOC110883620 yields the protein MKLSLMIFLVVSSFLTYKAQGINRKLMTEATSASPKTIDPQDQKNKHDPKLQVKSTHQLARKEEASNSSPENAKNSKKVVITEQYPDVITDIAEMDYTPARKKSPIHN from the exons ATGAAGCTTTCTCTCATGATCTTTTTAGTTGTTTCAAGTTTCCTAACCTATAAAGCTCAAG GCATAAATAGAAAGTTAATGACAGAAGCTACTTCTGCTAGTCCTAAGACCATCGACCCACag GATCAGAAGAATAAACATGATCCAAAACTACAAGTCAAATCTACTCATCAATTAGCAAGGAAGGAAGAGGCATCCAATTCTTCGCCAGAAAATGCGAAAAACTCGAAGAAGGTTGTCATTACTGAGCAATATCCGGACGTCATTACAGATATTGCCGAAATGGATTATACTCCAGCTAGGAAAAAGTCTCCAATTCACAACTGA